DNA from Brevibacterium sp. 'Marine':
GTTTCGGTGGGGCCGTCGACTTCGGTGAACCCGGCATCGACGACGGGGACTTGCTGCTCGTTCGCCACCCACGCGTCCTTCGTCGCAGTCTGCACGCGCAGACTGAATCCGGACTCACGCCAGCGGTTCCGCACATCGTCGGGCATCTGTTCGAACGCCAGCTGCGCGGCGTGACCGCATTGGGCGGCGGCCTTCCCGGTCGTCAGCGTGAGCTCCGGTGAGAGGTCGATCGTCACGACCGCCTCGGCGGCGGGAACCGTCGATTCGCCCTCATGCGGGAACTCGGTGCCGCCGACTTGCAGCTTCTTCAGCTCGGGCGGCAATGGTTCGACGGGGCCGGGTGCGAAGACGAGTGCCTCGGCGGGGGCGAATTCTTCGGTGCCGCCGAAGGTCACGCTCACACACCCGAGGGCACGGGCGTCGTCGAGTTTCTTCCCAGCACCGCGGCGAACGACCTTGCGGATGGCTCCGTCGCGCCAGTACTCGACGGCATCGTGCCACTCACCGCCCTCCTGGGCACGCGGGTCGTCGAGGAACGCCACAACGGCTCGCGCGGTGGCTTCGAGGACGTCGATGTGGCGGGCGATGGCGGTCTTCGACCGACGCACGACGATCGGCAGTGACCATGGGATTTCATGGTCGGTTTCGTGTCGGCGCATGTGCTCGGTCATAGAGCCGATCCTAGCTGTGCGTCATCGAGTCCTGCACTGACGGCCGTCTGCGGCGCCGAAGCCGCTGTGCCCCCGGCGCCGCAGTGGCGAACGCGCTGACGCACCCTCATCGGGTTATCAGCCTCGGCCGGGGTGCAGCAGAACCTTCGAATAGCCTTCGTCGCGTTTGTCGAATTTCGCGTATGCATCCGGAGCGTCGGACAGCGGCAGCTCCTGAGAGACGACGAAGCCCGGCTGCGCCCGTCCTGCGATGATGAGGTCGCGCAGCTGATGTGCATACCGCTTGGCATCGGCCTGTCCGGTGCCGATCGACTGCCCTTTCTCAAACAGCCGGCCGATCCTGACCAGCAGCTCCCCCTTTGCCGAATGTTCGTCAGGAGCTCCCGGATCGGAGGGCAAGTACAGACCGACGACGCCGATGCCACCGGTGTGACGGACCGTGCCGACGAGCTGGTTGAGCACTGCGGCCGGTTGCTCCTCGCCGTCGGCCGCCGTCGCCTGATAGCCCACGGCGTCGATTCCGCGATCAACGCCGTAGTCGCCGAGAGCCTCGGTGATCTGTTCGACCGGGTCACCGTCGTCGAAGTTGATCGGCTCAGCTCCGATGCTCTTGACGAGGTCCAGGCGGCTGGACACGTGATCGACCGAGAAGACCCGGCTCGCCCCCTTGAGAAAGGCAGAGTATGCGGCCATCATGCCCACCGGTCCGGCACCGTAGACGGCCACCGTCTCGCCGGGCCGCACTCCCGCCAGTTCAGTCGCATGATAGCCGGTGGGGAAGATGTCGGCGAGCAGTGAGAATTCCTTCTCGTGCTCGTCTCCGGGCGGCAGCGGCACACAGTTGTAATCTGCGAACGGCACGCGCAGGTATTCGGCCTGACCGCCGCCGTAGGGTCCCATGCCGACGTAGCCGTAGGCACCACCGGCGGTTCCCGGCTCGTTGACCGTCAGACAGAACGCCGACTTGCCGGCACGGCAGTTGTCGCAGAACCCGCAGGCCACGTTGAAGGGCAGAACGACGCGGTCGCCCTTCTTCACTGTGGACACACCCGAGCCGACCTCCTCGACGATGCCCATGTTCTCATGCCCGAAAGTGATTCCCGGTCGGGCATCCGTGCGCCCTTCGTACATATGCAGATCCGAACCGCAGATCGCTGCGGTGGTGATGCGCACGAGCACATCTGTCGGATCCTGGATCGTCGCATCTTCGACTTCTTCGACCGCGACCTCGTGCGGCCCTTTGTAGACGACTGCCTTCATCGGATATTCACCTCCGTGGCCGCCTCAGCGACGGCCTCGTCGTTGTCGACGGTTGGTCCGCTCACCCCTGCGGCCACGGCGGCCGCGTCATCGGGAAGTGCGAACGGAATACCGCCTGAAGGCCATTGTGGACCTGCCTGCCGATCGGACGGAAGCCCCCCTCAGCCGGCTGCCCGAGCAGCCGGTCCTCGACCACCGCGAAGGTTTCTGCGGGTATGGTGGAATCAGCAGTGAGGCGCACGCTGCGGCAGGGGCAGTCGTCGACACGAGCACTGTGTACGACTCGCCTGCTCTGGACAGTCGAGAGAGTTGAAGTCGTGACGGAGGAGTCTATGAAACTCGTCGGGGAGGCATCTGCTGGAGCGACATGCACTGCGATTCCCGCAGACATCCTCACCGGAATGTCTGACCAGATGCGGGCCGTGCTCGAACTCCAGTCCGCCCGCGCCGCGGACTGTGCCCAGGCAGGACTGCGGGCGGTGAAGGACGACATGGATCCCGAAACGGCACGCCTGACAGCGAACCGTGCCGAATACTGCGCCGAACGCTCCTACTGGAACGAAGGCGGCCCGACGATGGCCCGCACTGATGACGGGCATATCCGCGCCGCCGAAGTCGACGTTCCGATCCGCATCCACCGGCCCCTCGCCGAGGCGGTCCTGCCCGGGATCGTGTTCCTCCACGGAGGCGGGTTCACCGTCGGCAACCTCGACACCCATGACCGCATCATGCGGGTGCTCGCCGAGGCGAGCGGAAGCGCCGTCATCGGAGTGGACTATTCGCTGTCCCCCGAAGCGAAGTTCCCGCAGGCACTCCACGAATGCGCGGGCATCGTCGACCACCTGGCCGCACACGGCGTGGACTTCGGCGTCGACGGTGCCCGATTGGCCGTCGCCGGCGACTCGGCCGGGGCCGGACTGACGCTGGGCACCGCTCTGCTGTTGCGCGACGACCCCACCGCCGCCGGGGCACGATCGTCGGCATTCTCCTCGCTGCGCGCTCTCATCTCGGTCTACGGCAGTCACGGACTGGTCGACTCCG
Protein-coding regions in this window:
- a CDS encoding peptidyl-tRNA hydrolase, with the protein product MTEHMRRHETDHEIPWSLPIVVRRSKTAIARHIDVLEATARAVVAFLDDPRAQEGGEWHDAVEYWRDGAIRKVVRRGAGKKLDDARALGCVSVTFGGTEEFAPAEALVFAPGPVEPLPPELKKLQVGGTEFPHEGESTVPAAEAVVTIDLSPELTLTTGKAAAQCGHAAQLAFEQMPDDVRNRWRESGFSLRVQTATKDAWVANEQQVPVVDAGFTEVDGPTETVRASW
- a CDS encoding glutathione-independent formaldehyde dehydrogenase, with protein sequence MKAVVYKGPHEVAVEEVEDATIQDPTDVLVRITTAAICGSDLHMYEGRTDARPGITFGHENMGIVEEVGSGVSTVKKGDRVVLPFNVACGFCDNCRAGKSAFCLTVNEPGTAGGAYGYVGMGPYGGGQAEYLRVPFADYNCVPLPPGDEHEKEFSLLADIFPTGYHATELAGVRPGETVAVYGAGPVGMMAAYSAFLKGASRVFSVDHVSSRLDLVKSIGAEPINFDDGDPVEQITEALGDYGVDRGIDAVGYQATAADGEEQPAAVLNQLVGTVRHTGGIGVVGLYLPSDPGAPDEHSAKGELLVRIGRLFEKGQSIGTGQADAKRYAHQLRDLIIAGRAQPGFVVSQELPLSDAPDAYAKFDKRDEGYSKVLLHPGRG
- a CDS encoding alpha/beta hydrolase fold domain-containing protein, which codes for MKLVGEASAGATCTAIPADILTGMSDQMRAVLELQSARAADCAQAGLRAVKDDMDPETARLTANRAEYCAERSYWNEGGPTMARTDDGHIRAAEVDVPIRIHRPLAEAVLPGIVFLHGGGFTVGNLDTHDRIMRVLAEASGSAVIGVDYSLSPEAKFPQALHECAGIVDHLAAHGVDFGVDGARLAVAGDSAGAGLTLGTALLLRDDPTAAGARSSAFSSLRALISVYGSHGLVDSASRRLFGGEWDGMGANDLNNFRDDYFAVPEDEQSPFASHLTADLSGLPPVFVAGAGLDPLRDDSRALARSLARAGNDVEFEEYPNVLHSFLHFGRLVDETDKALASAADFAADRIRR